In Limisalsivibrio acetivorans, one genomic interval encodes:
- a CDS encoding succinate dehydrogenase iron-sulfur subunit: protein MKKVTFEIFRYDPDKDNEAYYQTYEVEIRRAGYLMLDALNQIKWEQDPTLTYRRSCREGVCGSDGLNVNGVNMLSCMTKVEDLNSDHIIVQPLPGMNVMRDLVTDVDDFFNKFITVKPYLIRKSPTPDKEFYQSPEDRKLLDGLYECIACGCCSSSCPSYWADAKYLGPNAFLRAWRYLADSRDEGAEERLPILNDQHGVWRCHTIYNCVEACPKELNPTDAIVKIRKMLLDTQF, encoded by the coding sequence ATGAAGAAGGTAACATTCGAAATATTCAGGTACGACCCCGACAAAGATAACGAGGCGTACTATCAGACATACGAGGTTGAGATACGCAGAGCAGGTTACCTTATGCTCGATGCCCTCAACCAGATCAAATGGGAGCAGGACCCCACCCTTACCTACCGCCGTTCCTGCCGCGAAGGTGTTTGCGGCTCAGACGGTCTTAACGTAAACGGTGTTAACATGCTCTCCTGCATGACAAAGGTAGAGGATCTTAACAGCGACCACATCATCGTTCAGCCCCTCCCCGGAATGAACGTTATGAGAGACCTCGTTACAGACGTTGATGACTTCTTCAACAAGTTCATCACCGTTAAGCCCTACCTTATAAGGAAGTCTCCCACTCCCGACAAGGAATTCTATCAGTCCCCCGAGGACAGAAAGCTCCTTGACGGCCTCTATGAGTGTATCGCATGCGGCTGCTGTTCTTCCTCCTGCCCCTCCTACTGGGCGGATGCGAAGTACCTCGGCCCCAACGCTTTCCTCAGAGCATGGAGATACCTTGCAGACTCCAGAGACGAAGGTGCAGAAGAGCGTCTTCCCATCCTCAACGACCAGCACGGTGTTTGGAGATGCCACACAATCTACAACTGTGTAGAGGCATGCCCCAAGGAACTCAACCCCACCGATGCCATCGTGAAGATAAGAAAGATGCTTCTGGACACCCAGTTCTAA
- a CDS encoding GNAT family N-acetyltransferase, with product MITVDEMGPCEAENVSELIQKVFKEEVAPLFPEERWGEFLSQSPSHEILSRLEEDSRMFVAVDGDDIVGAAELKKPSHISLIYSARKGEGVGSALLNKIEEESEGEELAIVATENSKGFFEKHGFVPAQEAKDGCVLMKKSLATGS from the coding sequence ATGATAACCGTAGATGAGATGGGTCCGTGTGAAGCGGAGAATGTTTCGGAGCTGATCCAGAAGGTTTTTAAGGAAGAGGTTGCCCCCCTTTTTCCAGAGGAGAGATGGGGAGAATTTCTTAGCCAGAGCCCCAGCCACGAGATACTTTCGAGGCTTGAAGAGGATAGTCGTATGTTCGTTGCAGTGGACGGCGATGATATTGTTGGAGCGGCGGAGCTGAAAAAACCGTCACATATCAGTCTAATATACTCAGCCAGAAAGGGTGAAGGTGTTGGGAGTGCTCTTCTCAATAAGATTGAAGAGGAGTCCGAAGGGGAGGAACTTGCCATTGTTGCAACGGAGAACTCTAAGGGCTTCTTCGAGAAGCATGGGTTTGTTCCGGCCCAAGAGGCTAAGGACGGATGCGTACTCATGAAAAAGAGCCTCGCAACGGGGAGCTAG
- a CDS encoding fibronectin type III domain-containing protein, producing MIKYTKALIMVVLSLFLLTACGGSGGTSDSDNKAQSLSISLNFEQPEQRLIEELHILNFEVLPASPDLSPQTIDILSYFNEGKSSFTVEDLVDGEEYYFKVKGYDNEMVLVYIGSGKLTIQPGNNYLDLMVYANESEYKLPSPSIGSLREGETGEFMVYAECTDSIDKFYIYESSNTGTFIDGDDNEVQFNNGYSVPVSDFKKYHYQDFTPSDTLSIGDTFSARIHFTNTFGQKDMFDAEFSIGTIFSQYPEFITEFSTLDPGVETTFQWTLPENTGVNSFDTLYFEVINKTSGAREKKTIGVSDTSYTIPADQLSHSSTYRVRVTAASGDDLSNDSFMFTTTGEPVAPTAPQNVFASGGGSTIYISWDTVQDASTYNIYWSTSPGVTTSNGTKISGIVNHYYEHTGLESGTTYYYIVTAENAQGESPASSEASGSTLGSVPPVAPINVSAAGGHGEIGVFWDFVDNATSYNVYYSTSSGVSTETGTKVAGITNHYYYHTGLADGATYYYIVTAVNANGEGPASVEVSATTDDNFLPAVPANLSATGGDQQVNLSWDSVADATSYNVYWSISSGVTTTNGNQISSITDTMYTHSGLDAGTTYYYIVTAVNGNGEGMPSAEASASTTAVTPPAYPANFDVDSGDTDMQMSWDSVADADSYTIYWKEGTGVTDADNAITGITDTLYTHNGISNGPVYCYAIASVNAGVTGPLSAEQCNVAYPKTAMLSYYSFDGTDSNFIVNATPTTDQFGTANEAYSFDGSSEYIGFTNDHNIGAMGNELTIAFMIDPSSNGVIIDHANGSKTSYEAFLEPDNSIYFFIDDGTNHDYMFSTSKLTPGVWAHVAVVYTPGTMEVYINGALDNTKTVTLTGLASVTDGDTTLGSYMGTSSFMGGSLDSLMMYYTAVDAAGIQAIYNYTTLDK from the coding sequence ATGATTAAATATACTAAAGCATTGATAATGGTAGTCCTTTCCCTGTTCCTTCTCACAGCGTGCGGAGGGAGCGGCGGAACGTCCGATTCGGATAATAAGGCGCAGTCGCTCAGCATAAGCCTGAACTTTGAACAGCCGGAGCAGAGGCTCATTGAGGAACTACACATCCTCAATTTCGAGGTTCTTCCCGCCTCGCCCGATCTCTCACCCCAGACCATCGATATCCTCTCCTACTTCAACGAGGGGAAGAGCAGCTTCACCGTTGAGGATCTTGTAGACGGAGAAGAGTATTACTTCAAGGTGAAGGGATACGATAATGAAATGGTTCTGGTTTATATCGGCTCCGGTAAGCTTACCATCCAGCCGGGGAACAACTACCTTGATCTCATGGTCTATGCGAACGAGAGCGAGTATAAGCTGCCTTCGCCAAGTATAGGCTCCCTTCGTGAAGGTGAGACGGGTGAGTTTATGGTTTATGCAGAGTGTACAGATTCAATCGATAAATTCTACATTTACGAGTCATCAAATACTGGTACTTTTATCGATGGCGATGATAATGAGGTTCAGTTCAATAACGGCTATTCTGTACCGGTAAGCGATTTTAAAAAGTATCACTATCAGGACTTTACACCCAGTGATACTTTAAGTATCGGCGATACATTCAGTGCCAGGATACACTTTACTAACACATTCGGTCAAAAGGACATGTTCGATGCAGAGTTCAGTATTGGAACGATCTTCAGCCAGTATCCTGAGTTTATAACAGAGTTCTCAACCCTTGATCCTGGCGTTGAAACTACTTTCCAGTGGACACTTCCTGAGAATACAGGGGTTAATTCCTTTGATACCCTCTATTTTGAGGTTATTAATAAAACTTCGGGTGCGAGAGAGAAGAAAACTATCGGTGTATCCGATACCTCCTATACGATTCCCGCAGATCAACTTAGCCACTCTAGTACTTACAGGGTGAGAGTTACAGCAGCAAGCGGTGATGACCTCTCCAATGATAGTTTTATGTTCACCACAACAGGCGAGCCCGTTGCCCCCACAGCTCCCCAGAACGTTTTCGCCAGCGGCGGCGGAAGCACGATCTACATAAGCTGGGATACGGTTCAAGATGCCTCCACCTATAACATCTACTGGTCTACATCCCCCGGGGTGACAACCTCCAACGGAACGAAGATAAGCGGTATAGTGAACCATTACTATGAGCACACAGGGCTCGAAAGCGGAACAACATACTACTACATCGTGACCGCAGAGAACGCCCAGGGTGAGAGCCCTGCTTCCTCTGAGGCTTCTGGCTCAACGCTGGGTTCAGTCCCCCCCGTAGCACCCATTAACGTATCGGCTGCAGGCGGTCATGGCGAGATTGGCGTGTTTTGGGATTTCGTTGACAATGCAACATCCTACAACGTTTATTACTCCACAAGCTCCGGAGTAAGTACTGAAACGGGAACCAAGGTTGCCGGAATAACGAATCACTACTATTACCATACTGGCCTCGCTGATGGCGCGACCTACTACTACATCGTCACAGCGGTTAATGCTAATGGTGAAGGCCCTGCTTCCGTTGAGGTTTCAGCAACGACTGATGACAACTTCCTCCCCGCAGTACCGGCAAATCTTTCGGCAACGGGGGGTGATCAGCAGGTGAACCTCAGCTGGGACAGCGTTGCAGATGCAACCTCTTATAACGTTTACTGGAGCATAAGCTCGGGGGTTACTACTACAAACGGTAACCAGATAAGCAGTATAACGGATACTATGTACACCCACAGCGGTCTCGATGCCGGAACAACCTACTACTACATCGTTACGGCCGTTAACGGAAACGGTGAGGGTATGCCCTCTGCAGAGGCGAGTGCATCGACCACAGCTGTAACACCCCCAGCCTATCCGGCCAATTTCGATGTGGACAGTGGCGATACAGATATGCAGATGTCATGGGACAGCGTTGCGGATGCGGACAGCTATACCATCTACTGGAAAGAGGGAACCGGTGTAACCGATGCTGACAATGCCATAACGGGCATAACCGATACCCTCTATACACACAACGGCATCAGCAACGGACCCGTATACTGCTACGCCATTGCAAGTGTTAACGCCGGCGTAACGGGTCCCCTCTCTGCGGAACAGTGCAACGTGGCATACCCCAAAACCGCCATGCTGAGCTACTACAGCTTCGATGGAACAGATTCGAACTTTATTGTTAATGCAACACCCACAACGGATCAGTTCGGTACCGCAAATGAGGCTTACAGTTTTGACGGATCAAGTGAGTACATTGGTTTCACCAACGACCATAACATCGGAGCCATGGGTAATGAGCTCACAATAGCTTTCATGATAGACCCTTCAAGCAACGGGGTTATCATAGACCATGCGAATGGCTCGAAGACAAGCTACGAGGCCTTCCTTGAGCCCGACAACTCTATCTACTTCTTCATCGATGACGGAACAAACCACGACTACATGTTCTCCACCTCCAAGCTTACCCCTGGGGTGTGGGCTCATGTTGCTGTTGTGTATACGCCCGGTACGATGGAGGTTTACATAAACGGAGCGCTTGACAATACAAAGACCGTTACCCTCACAGGGCTTGCCTCCGTAACGGATGGTGATACCACCCTTGGCTCATATATGGGTACGTCAAGCTTTATGGGCGGCTCCCTTGATTCGCTCATGATGTACTATACAGCCGTTGATGCGGCGGGTATCCAAGCAATATACAACTACACAACGCTTGACAAATAA
- a CDS encoding DMT family transporter, translating to MNNTLLLLLMPVVMLSWGGSWVNGKILVDFTTPEELVFWRFFLTALTFLPVMLWLKESFRFRLPGFLAALAGAALLIIYNELFFTGLRTGLAGAGGVLVTTLVPVLTFLINALITRKNLRLPDYMGLLMGVTGALIILRIWDMDIATLYQSGNIFFLLAALTWAVLTNLSARVRSVMSPMAFSFYLFAFTALLDYVFVLGGELSNPAEFGVLFWSNALMISLFATTFGTSVYFLCTDRLGSAKASSFIFMVPASALFLSWFFIGEPVHMSTVIGGLTAITAVYIINRRQALRR from the coding sequence ATGAACAATACCCTGCTTCTGCTCCTAATGCCCGTTGTTATGCTCTCCTGGGGAGGTTCATGGGTAAACGGGAAGATCCTGGTGGATTTCACCACCCCAGAGGAGCTTGTTTTCTGGCGTTTCTTCCTTACAGCATTAACATTTCTCCCTGTTATGTTATGGCTGAAGGAGTCGTTCAGGTTTCGCCTCCCCGGCTTTCTGGCTGCTCTTGCGGGGGCGGCTCTACTTATCATATACAACGAGCTTTTCTTCACAGGCCTTCGAACGGGGCTTGCAGGGGCTGGAGGTGTACTAGTCACAACCCTTGTGCCTGTTCTGACTTTCCTGATAAATGCTTTGATAACACGAAAGAATCTTCGCTTGCCCGACTATATGGGTCTGCTTATGGGGGTTACGGGTGCGCTTATAATCCTTCGAATCTGGGATATGGATATAGCTACACTCTACCAGAGCGGAAATATCTTCTTTCTTCTGGCTGCACTGACATGGGCTGTACTCACAAACCTGAGTGCAAGGGTTCGCAGTGTGATGAGCCCCATGGCATTCAGCTTCTATCTTTTTGCCTTTACGGCGCTTCTGGACTATGTCTTTGTGCTCGGCGGCGAGCTATCAAACCCTGCGGAGTTCGGCGTACTGTTCTGGAGCAACGCCCTGATGATATCACTCTTTGCCACGACCTTCGGAACATCCGTATACTTCCTCTGCACCGACAGGCTTGGTTCCGCCAAGGCTAGCAGCTTCATATTCATGGTTCCCGCCAGCGCACTTTTTTTGAGCTGGTTCTTCATAGGCGAACCGGTTCATATGAGCACAGTTATCGGTGGGCTTACAGCAATTACAGCGGTATACATCATCAATAGGCGGCAGGCTTTACGCCGTTGA
- a CDS encoding PAS domain-containing sensor histidine kinase, protein MSNKDWNAAEAESFYHYRCLVQSVAEAIVTTDARGSIIDVNDGFCRMFEYSEDEALGLNIIEMMPERFRESRRDYIRKAAETGVMDIHSRTIVASGRRIDGTEFPMEMSLTQWEREGNILFTAVIRDVTERERYEKLRKDTERIVRHDLRSPLNGILGGAELLSLEEGLTEEQREYVDYIMRSGKQMLRLIEHSLDIIRMEEGTYELKPAPCNVCELLGDLSKEFERLAGKKGCRINFLIDGIPLGEAPCPVFRGEYELISLMMANLIKNAVEASPERCDITVKTFVYRDVRRFEVHNFGVIPEEVQPVFFERYSTSGKEGGTGLGTYSAKLMADVHGGEIGFESTIERGTTVWAEIPLNL, encoded by the coding sequence TTGTCAAATAAAGACTGGAACGCCGCAGAAGCCGAAAGCTTCTACCATTACCGTTGCCTTGTGCAGAGTGTTGCCGAGGCTATAGTCACCACCGATGCCCGTGGAAGTATCATCGATGTGAATGACGGTTTCTGCAGGATGTTCGAGTACTCCGAGGACGAGGCTCTTGGTCTTAATATAATAGAGATGATGCCCGAGCGGTTCCGTGAAAGCAGGCGTGATTATATACGCAAAGCCGCAGAAACAGGTGTTATGGATATACACAGCAGAACTATCGTGGCCTCAGGCAGAAGGATCGATGGTACAGAGTTTCCTATGGAGATGTCGCTGACCCAGTGGGAGCGTGAAGGGAATATTCTTTTCACAGCGGTCATACGTGATGTAACCGAAAGGGAGCGCTACGAAAAGCTCCGTAAGGATACCGAGCGTATTGTCCGCCATGACCTGCGCTCACCCCTTAATGGCATACTTGGGGGCGCCGAGCTTCTTTCCCTTGAGGAGGGGCTCACAGAAGAGCAGCGTGAGTATGTGGACTATATAATGCGTAGCGGCAAGCAGATGCTCAGGCTCATTGAGCACTCCCTTGATATTATAAGGATGGAGGAGGGGACCTACGAGCTAAAGCCCGCTCCCTGCAACGTTTGCGAACTCCTTGGGGATCTCTCTAAGGAGTTTGAGAGGCTCGCCGGGAAAAAGGGGTGCCGCATCAACTTCCTTATAGACGGAATCCCACTTGGTGAGGCTCCATGCCCCGTTTTCAGGGGTGAGTATGAGCTGATCTCCCTTATGATGGCAAACCTTATCAAGAACGCTGTGGAGGCCTCTCCGGAGAGGTGTGACATTACGGTTAAAACCTTTGTCTACAGGGATGTACGTCGTTTTGAGGTACATAACTTCGGCGTGATCCCCGAAGAGGTTCAGCCCGTTTTTTTTGAGAGGTACTCAACCTCCGGCAAGGAGGGGGGGACAGGGCTTGGGACCTATTCCGCAAAATTGATGGCAGATGTCCATGGTGGCGAGATAGGTTTCGAGAGCACCATAGAGAGGGGAACCACCGTATGGGCGGAGATACCCCTTAACCTTTAA
- a CDS encoding hydrolase, which produces MYQLKAYESALVVVDVQERLAPAMDNKVYERIKQNIIKLIKGFNIVDVPVFHTQQYSKGLGNTVPEIAELIENQHFEKVTFSCCGEKSFIEELKNAGVSSVVLTGMETHVCVLQTAIDLLQEGFKVHIAADAVCSRAKFNWEIGLRYMEKAGAIVTVTETVLFQLLEKAGTDEFKQVSKLVK; this is translated from the coding sequence ATGTATCAGCTTAAGGCATATGAAAGCGCCCTTGTTGTTGTTGACGTACAGGAGAGGCTTGCTCCCGCCATGGACAATAAGGTCTATGAGAGGATAAAGCAGAATATAATCAAGCTTATCAAAGGGTTCAATATCGTAGATGTACCCGTCTTTCATACCCAGCAGTACAGCAAAGGGCTTGGGAACACAGTGCCCGAGATCGCTGAACTCATCGAAAACCAGCATTTCGAGAAAGTGACCTTCTCATGCTGCGGTGAGAAGAGCTTTATTGAGGAGCTTAAAAACGCCGGTGTAAGCTCTGTTGTGCTCACAGGTATGGAAACCCATGTCTGCGTTCTTCAAACAGCCATAGACCTCCTTCAGGAGGGCTTTAAGGTGCACATAGCCGCCGATGCAGTATGCTCAAGGGCAAAGTTCAACTGGGAGATAGGTTTGCGCTACATGGAGAAGGCCGGAGCCATCGTTACTGTAACCGAAACCGTTCTGTTCCAGCTTCTGGAAAAGGCGGGAACAGACGAATTCAAGCAGGTATCAAAGCTTGTCAAATAA
- a CDS encoding HAD family hydrolase produces MITTVIFDFGGVIAEEGWAKGVRVIAEKCGHEPEGFFKLCVDTLFETGFVTGAVREEEYWEAVSKKTDLCMSVAEMKNEILGRFVVRPEVIELVKDIRKHYTTVILSDQTHWLDELNERDGFFENFDHVFNSYHDRKSKRDESYFTDTCRKLNIRPDEAVFIDDNPGNIERCVKMGLYGILCTNFADVKEKLGTMIRI; encoded by the coding sequence ATGATTACCACAGTTATATTCGATTTCGGCGGCGTTATAGCCGAGGAGGGCTGGGCAAAAGGTGTTCGTGTAATTGCAGAAAAATGCGGGCATGAGCCCGAGGGCTTCTTTAAGTTATGTGTGGATACACTTTTCGAAACCGGCTTTGTGACTGGAGCGGTCCGGGAGGAGGAATACTGGGAGGCTGTCTCAAAGAAGACGGATCTCTGCATGAGCGTTGCCGAGATGAAGAATGAGATCCTCGGCCGATTCGTTGTACGCCCCGAGGTTATCGAGCTGGTTAAGGATATCAGAAAACATTACACCACCGTAATCCTGAGCGATCAGACCCACTGGCTCGACGAACTTAACGAGCGTGACGGCTTCTTCGAGAACTTCGACCATGTTTTCAACTCCTACCACGACAGAAAGAGCAAGAGGGACGAATCCTACTTCACCGACACATGCAGAAAACTGAACATTAGACCGGATGAGGCTGTCTTTATAGATGACAACCCGGGCAACATCGAGCGTTGTGTTAAGATGGGGCTTTACGGGATACTTTGTACAAACTTTGCCGATGTGAAGGAAAAGCTCGGCACTATGATCAGAATATAA
- the mnmA gene encoding tRNA 2-thiouridine(34) synthase MnmA, producing the protein MKKKLLIAMSGGVDSTLCAKLMLEQGHDVTGVTLQLFEGQEEMLAGAERVADELGIKWYVADCRKFFSEDVISYFIRTYKLGKTPNPCCHCNHTAKFNYLYREMCSAGCEEVVSGHYARITEHNGLKYVAKGLDETKDQSYYLSLMERYQIEVLNFPLGAMRKDDVRELAREHGLSVADKKDSQDVCFLMGNDYREFLSKKLKDSDIRKGWFILDGKRLKEHEGIVFYTIGQRRGLNIGYHEPLYVQHIDPKSGDITLGRKEEAAFKGVKLKDAVFADSTKHMRRAEARLRYRMKNAPCSVEILPEHKAVLLFDEPQFSPAPGQVAAIYDKERVIGGGFIESVF; encoded by the coding sequence ATGAAGAAGAAGCTATTAATCGCTATGAGCGGCGGCGTGGACAGCACGCTCTGTGCCAAACTGATGCTTGAACAGGGGCATGATGTCACAGGAGTTACACTCCAGCTCTTCGAAGGTCAGGAGGAGATGCTGGCCGGAGCGGAGAGGGTGGCCGATGAGCTGGGGATCAAGTGGTATGTGGCGGACTGTCGCAAGTTTTTCAGCGAGGATGTCATATCCTATTTCATTAGAACTTATAAACTGGGCAAAACCCCAAACCCCTGCTGTCACTGCAACCATACGGCAAAATTTAACTACCTGTACAGGGAGATGTGCTCCGCAGGCTGTGAAGAGGTCGTCTCGGGGCACTATGCCAGGATAACCGAACATAACGGCTTAAAATACGTTGCCAAAGGGCTTGATGAAACCAAGGACCAGTCCTACTACCTCTCCCTTATGGAGCGTTACCAGATCGAGGTTCTTAACTTCCCCCTCGGTGCCATGCGCAAGGATGACGTTCGTGAGCTTGCCCGGGAACACGGCCTATCGGTTGCCGATAAGAAAGACAGCCAGGACGTATGCTTTCTCATGGGGAATGACTATCGGGAGTTTCTATCCAAAAAGCTTAAAGATAGCGATATAAGGAAGGGATGGTTCATACTCGACGGCAAGAGGCTTAAGGAGCACGAGGGGATCGTGTTCTATACCATAGGCCAGCGGCGGGGGCTTAATATCGGCTACCACGAACCACTCTACGTACAACATATAGACCCGAAATCCGGTGACATAACCCTGGGACGTAAGGAGGAGGCCGCATTCAAGGGAGTCAAACTCAAGGATGCGGTTTTCGCAGACAGCACAAAACACATGCGCAGAGCGGAGGCGAGGCTTCGCTACAGAATGAAGAACGCACCCTGCAGTGTGGAGATTCTACCCGAACACAAGGCGGTCCTGCTCTTTGACGAACCGCAGTTCTCACCAGCACCCGGGCAGGTTGCCGCAATATACGACAAGGAGAGAGTAATTGGCGGCGGCTTTATTGAATCTGTATTTTAA
- a CDS encoding potassium-transporting ATPase subunit A, translating to MNLYFKRYENCIIALSGGSDSAVIAKLAAEHLGAENVLAVTFEAPHIFWYQTENARKLARHLDIKWENRKLPVDDAEILAGTPERCYLCKRAMMHALTELAIERGYDAVFDGTNIDDTSEHRPGLKALEEYGIRSPLLENNLGDQFVIEEAAKIAEEADLSFHDESCIATRVEGMADIPMLRRIEREEDALRERFPGIRLKTGENGTFVRFKKPMALKLDDFTDIGDALERIKG from the coding sequence TTGAATCTGTATTTTAAAAGGTATGAAAACTGCATAATCGCCCTCAGCGGAGGCTCGGACAGCGCTGTTATTGCCAAACTCGCCGCTGAGCACCTTGGTGCGGAAAATGTTCTCGCCGTAACCTTTGAAGCCCCCCACATCTTCTGGTATCAGACAGAGAACGCCAGAAAACTGGCCAGACATCTCGACATCAAATGGGAGAACAGGAAGCTCCCCGTTGATGATGCAGAGATACTCGCCGGAACACCGGAGCGGTGCTATCTCTGTAAGAGAGCGATGATGCACGCCCTCACCGAGCTTGCCATCGAGCGGGGTTACGATGCAGTCTTCGACGGAACCAATATCGATGACACCTCCGAACACCGCCCCGGGCTGAAGGCTCTGGAGGAATACGGTATACGCTCCCCATTGCTTGAGAACAATCTGGGTGATCAGTTTGTCATAGAAGAAGCGGCAAAGATTGCCGAAGAGGCCGATCTATCCTTCCACGATGAATCGTGCATCGCCACAAGGGTCGAGGGTATGGCGGATATCCCCATGCTAAGGCGTATCGAGCGGGAGGAGGATGCCCTTCGGGAGCGGTTCCCCGGCATACGCCTTAAAACCGGAGAGAATGGAACCTTCGTCCGGTTCAAAAAACCTATGGCACTCAAACTTGACGATTTTACGGATATAGGCGATGCACTCGAAAGAATTAAAGGATAA
- a CDS encoding 3'-5' exonuclease: MRYSKETLELIDAPLNEITYTVFDTESTGTNPEGGDRVIELGAVRIKPGFRIDRKEKFQSLIDPGVDIPERSVGIHGITQQDISGAPDSCSVLYDFFDFARGTVLVAHDAPKDMAFLRREMRDYSIRNPFEISIDTLKLSRMLYPHWKSHNLDAINEQFNFKSSTRFSRHRALFDAESTANAFRIMIRKVFEERCYFLGELTEFLR, translated from the coding sequence ATGCGATACTCGAAGGAGACACTGGAGCTTATCGACGCTCCTTTGAACGAGATTACATATACAGTTTTCGACACCGAATCCACAGGAACAAACCCCGAAGGGGGTGACCGTGTCATCGAGCTGGGGGCTGTGAGGATTAAGCCAGGCTTCAGAATAGACCGGAAGGAAAAGTTTCAGAGCCTCATAGATCCCGGTGTGGACATACCCGAGCGTTCCGTAGGGATACACGGCATAACCCAGCAGGATATCAGCGGAGCACCCGATTCCTGCAGTGTTTTATACGACTTCTTCGATTTCGCCAGAGGAACGGTACTCGTAGCCCACGATGCCCCCAAGGATATGGCCTTCCTGCGCCGTGAGATGAGGGATTACTCCATCCGAAACCCCTTCGAGATATCCATAGATACCCTCAAGCTCTCCCGCATGCTCTACCCCCACTGGAAGAGCCATAACCTCGATGCCATAAACGAACAGTTCAACTTCAAAAGCTCCACACGCTTCTCACGCCACAGGGCGCTCTTCGATGCAGAGAGTACGGCGAATGCTTTTCGTATTATGATAAGAAAGGTTTTTGAGGAGCGGTGCTACTTTCTCGGTGAGCTTACGGAGTTCCTGCGCTAG
- a CDS encoding flagellar brake protein, which translates to MAEKITDIEKVLTVNTKLSMGVPDGDYAGMYDSRVEDFDRDGGILTAMPSDSGVPIPLLPGTVVDVSFVGGEGRFRFMSRVEGRVRSGKVQMLKIARPAEIKKEQLREFFRVSTRFKAGLIVYYSKVPDNNLKIPHENHTATLIDISGGGCRLLTNAKVSEGQQVAVDLSEKVEMEKPVQAKVVRIFKNQESKNEVSLEFLIKKESERNPIIKYVFQRQIELRQLRG; encoded by the coding sequence GTGGCAGAAAAGATAACAGACATTGAGAAGGTTCTAACCGTAAACACGAAACTGAGCATGGGCGTTCCCGACGGCGATTATGCCGGCATGTACGATTCCCGTGTGGAGGATTTCGATCGTGACGGTGGTATCCTTACAGCAATGCCTTCAGACAGCGGGGTTCCGATACCTCTTCTTCCTGGAACCGTTGTGGATGTGAGCTTTGTTGGTGGAGAAGGGCGCTTCCGCTTTATGAGCCGTGTTGAGGGGAGGGTTCGTTCGGGCAAGGTACAGATGCTGAAGATCGCCCGTCCCGCTGAGATAAAGAAGGAACAGCTGCGTGAGTTCTTCCGTGTGTCCACCAGGTTTAAGGCCGGGTTGATCGTGTATTACTCCAAGGTACCGGATAATAACCTCAAGATCCCCCATGAAAACCATACTGCTACACTGATAGATATCTCCGGCGGCGGATGCCGTCTGCTGACCAACGCAAAGGTTAGCGAAGGACAGCAGGTCGCCGTTGACCTTAGTGAGAAGGTAGAGATGGAAAAGCCTGTTCAGGCAAAGGTAGTGCGCATTTTCAAAAATCAGGAATCGAAGAATGAGGTCAGCTTGGAGTTTCTTATAAAAAAGGAATCAGAGCGCAATCCGATAATAAAGTACGTCTTCCAGAGGCAGATAGAGCTTCGTCAGCTGAGGGGCTAG
- a CDS encoding class II aldolase/adducin family protein codes for MDEARNDIVRFGRKLVERGMTTSFFGNLSAKYEDRLFITATGSMLDELEGDQVVEVPLHGEGENDSRASSELCVHRLIHQNVDCTSVMHAHTVYSILCGELFDSAASFAVAEVLPFLEYVPVVTGKSGSLDLAENVTEGLKRNRVIIVKDHGVFAAGETMKECYIYVSSLEFHAKELVLKRILNSSK; via the coding sequence ATGGACGAAGCCAGAAACGATATCGTGAGATTCGGCAGGAAGCTCGTGGAACGTGGGATGACAACATCCTTCTTCGGTAATCTCTCTGCAAAATACGAAGACCGTCTTTTCATAACAGCAACAGGATCCATGCTGGATGAGCTGGAGGGTGATCAGGTTGTGGAGGTTCCGCTCCATGGCGAGGGTGAGAACGACAGCCGTGCTTCAAGCGAGCTCTGCGTCCACAGGTTAATCCATCAGAATGTCGACTGCACATCGGTTATGCATGCCCACACAGTTTATTCAATTCTTTGCGGCGAGCTGTTCGATAGTGCCGCTTCATTCGCTGTTGCAGAGGTACTGCCGTTCCTCGAGTATGTGCCTGTGGTAACAGGTAAAAGCGGTTCGTTGGATCTTGCAGAGAACGTTACTGAAGGATTGAAAAGGAACAGAGTGATCATAGTGAAAGACCACGGTGTGTTCGCCGCCGGGGAAACTATGAAGGAGTGCTACATATACGTCTCTAGCCTTGAATTTCATGCCAAGGAACTCGTCCTCAAGCGAATCTTGAACTCATCTAAGTAA